In Plasmodium cynomolgi strain B DNA, scaffold: 0841, whole genome shotgun sequence, the following proteins share a genomic window:
- a CDS encoding hypothetical protein (putative) gives KGKSAFGHYEFYDTAETVLNANDGLQNVSEQILKALCYVYIKSLGDQPVNHICNFLFYWLGDILLKNLDNKLSYYRVIHELLAILKNHNNDQICKFTYTYMDEDIFKKIKLIFGYTEDYVNYVLDLANPNSVCNEQYNLYLTTYVETYKESYAKCIVQNETDKYCEAFKKYYNYEKHSKLHNWSCTLKNRLNLL, from the coding sequence AAGGGAAAAAGTGCTTTCGGACATTATGAGTTTTATGATACAGCCGAAACTGTATTAAATGCAAATGATGGACTTCAGAATGTTtctgaacaaattttaaaagcgttatgttatgtatatataaagagTTTGGGAGATCAACCTGTTAACCATATCtgtaactttttattttattggttaggtgatattttattaaaaaatttagataaCAAACTGTCATATTATCGAGTTATTCATGAACTTCTTGCCAtcttaaaaaatcataataatgatcaaatttgtaaatttacatatacttatatggatgaagatatttttaaaaagattaaATTAATCTTTGGTTATACAGAAGATTACGTAAATTACGTGTTAGATTTGGCCAATCCTAATAGTGTTTGTAATGAACAATATAACTTGTACCTTACAACATATGTCGAAACATATAAAGAGTCATACGCAAAATGTATAGTACAAAATGAAACGGATAAGTATTGtgaagcatttaaaaaatattataattatgagAAACACAGTAAATTACATAATTGG